DNA sequence from the Staphylococcus epidermidis genome:
CATCGCAACCTTAGAAGCTCGATCAGTTTTGGAACGTATAAAATCCATAACCGCTTCTGCTTGAGATAAATCTATACGACCATTTAAAAATGCACGTTTTGTATATTCACCTGGTTCTGCCATACGTGCACCATAAGTCATAGTTAACTCTAATATACGATTAATTGTTAAAATACCACCATGACAATTTATCTCAATAATATCTTCTCGTGTGAAAGTTTTAGGGGCACGTAATACAGACACCATGACTTCTTCAACTGTTTCATTTGTTTCTGGATCAATAATATGACCGTAATTTATTGTATGCGTCTCAACTTCAGATAACTTTTTCTTACCTTTATATAAGATATCTCCGATTTCAATAGCTTGTGGCCCAGATAATCTCACAATTCCAATAGCACCTTCACCCATCGGTGTTGAAATACTTGTAATCGTATCAAAATCCATAAGAGTCTCGCCTCCTTATTAATGTAAAAATTCATTATAACATTGTAATTTGTTTCTTTTAAAAAAGCTAATAAACTGTTCAACATTCATATGTAAGACTTCGGTTTGTGTGACGTTAGACTTCGGTTTCTCTAAGTCCCCTGCCCTACTTAATCTTTTTATTAAACACTTTTGCAATTTTAAGCACATGCTCTAAACTACTTTGAATCTCCAGTGTATTCATATCTTTTGCTGGTTGCCTCGCAATAACTATAATATCTTTAGCGATAATATTTTGCTTATGCACTTTAAAATTCTCTCTTATCGCTCTTTTAATTCTATTTCTTGTAACAGCGTTGCCCAGTTTTTTTGAGACACTTATTCCTAAGCGAAAATGTTTTAAATCTCTATTTTTATAGGTATAGACAACAAATTGTCTATTTGCAACAGACTTCCCATTCTTGTATATCGCTTGAAAGTCTGAATTTCTCTTAATACGATATGCTTTTTCCATTAAACATCACTCGCTTATTCTAATCTATTCATTTTAATAGTAACAATTATCTATTAACAAAACATACGTATATATTATTTTGAA
Encoded proteins:
- the rnpA gene encoding ribonuclease P protein component, coding for MEKAYRIKRNSDFQAIYKNGKSVANRQFVVYTYKNRDLKHFRLGISVSKKLGNAVTRNRIKRAIRENFKVHKQNIIAKDIIVIARQPAKDMNTLEIQSSLEHVLKIAKVFNKKIK